From Salvia splendens isolate huo1 chromosome 16, SspV2, whole genome shotgun sequence, a single genomic window includes:
- the LOC121770995 gene encoding xyloglucan 6-xylosyltransferase 2-like gives MVGRLLGPRRARQLQRFVRNGKLTIFCLFLTVIMFRGYLGAGKFGTPEKDLDDIRETLSFIRNRAEPRRVLEEALISGQGGLKSAENAGAGSNNYAAFDITKIFRDEDDGAEEFNRDPSQPYSLGPKISDWDEQRAEWLQRHPKFPNFLREHKPRVLLVTGSSPKPCENPVGDHYLLKSFKNKIDYCRLHAIEIFYNMALLDAEMSGFWAKLPLIRKLLLSYPEVEFLWWMDSDAMFTDMAFELPWERYKDVNFVLHGWDHMIYDEKNWIGLNTGSFLLRNCQWSLDLLDTWAPMGPKGKVREEAGKVLTRELKGRPVFEADDQSAMVYILATQKEKWADKVYLESAYYLHGYWGILVDKYEDMIESYQPGYGDHRWPLVTHFVGCKPCGKFGDYPVERCLKQMDRAFNFGDNQILQMYGFTHNSLGSRRVRRIRNETSNPIAMRDELGLLHPAFKAVKFWW, from the exons ATGGTAGGCCGCCTTCTCGGCCCGCGCCGGGCCCGCCAGCTGCAGCGGTTCGTACGCAACGGTAAGCTGACAATCTTCTGCCTTTTCCTCACCGTCATAATGTTTCGCGGATACCTTGGCGCCGGAAAGTTCGGGACGCCGGAGAAGGACCTCGACGACATCCGCGAAACCCTCTCCTTCATCCGCAATCGGGCCGAGCCGCGGAGGGTTCTCGAAGAGGCTTTAATCTCGGGTCAGGGGGGGCTGAAATCTGCCGAGAATGCGGGAGCTGGGAGCAATAATTATGCTGCTTTTGACATTACTAAGATTTTTAGGGATGAGGATGATGGCGCTGAGGAATTCAATCGTGATCCTTCGCAGCCGTATAGCCTCGGCCCGAAAATATCGGATTGGGACGAGCAGCGGGCCGAGTGGCTGCAGAGGCACCCTAAATTCCCCAATTTTTTACGTGAGCATAAGCCTAGGGTTCTGCTGGTGACGGGGTCGTCTCCGAAGCCGTGTGAGAATCCTGTGGGGGATCATTACCTGTTGAAGTCGTTCAAGAACAAGATTGATTACTGCAGGCTTCATGCGATTGAGATTTTCTACAATATGGCATTGCTGGATGCTGAAATGTCTGGATTTTGGGCTAAGCTGCCATTGATTAGGAAGCTCCTGCTGTCTTACCCTGAGGTAGAGTTTCTGTGGTGGATGGATAGCGACGCCATGTTTACGGATATGGCGTTTGAGCTTCCGTGGGAGAGGTACAAGGACGTGAATTTCGTGCTGCATGGTTGGGATCATATGATCTATGATGAGAAGAACTGGATTGGGTTGAACACGGGTAGCTTCTTGCTGAGGAATTGCCAGTGGTCTTTGGACCTTCTTGACACGTGGGCGCCCATGGGGCCGAAGGGGAAGGTCAGGGAGGAGGCCGGGAAGGTCTTGACGAGGGAACTCAAGGGTAGGCCGGTGTTTGAGGCAGATGATCAGTCTGCAATGGTGTATATTCTGGCCACGCAGAAGGAGAAGTGGGCTGACAAGGTTTATCTTGAGAGTGCATATTATTTGCACGGTTATTGGGGGATTTTGGTGGATAAGTACGAGGACATGATCGAGAGTTACCAGCCCGGTTATGGTGATCACAGGTGGCCTTTAGTCACGCATTTTGTGGGCTGCAAGCCTTGTGGGAAGTTTGGGGATTATCCCGTTGAGCGTTGCTTGAAACAGATGGACCGAGCATTCAACTTTGGAGATAACCAGATTCTGCAGATGTATGGATTCACTCATAACTCTCTTGGTAGTAGGAGAGTGAGGAGGATACGGAATGAGACAAGCAATCCTATTGCAATGAGGGATGAGCTCGGATTGCTTCACCCTGCATTCAAAGCTGTGAAG TTTTGGTGGTGA